A genomic window from Sebastes fasciatus isolate fSebFas1 chromosome 7, fSebFas1.pri, whole genome shotgun sequence includes:
- the c15h3orf80 gene encoding putative membrane protein C3orf80 homolog has translation MMPRLQGSSGGGGRRRTTCSRTTGTFLSACFVSACEALQNCGDFQCGDGHQCCPPSVTLNGSSSSSSSAVRCCKLPIHIFFDNVGWFTRKLSGILILLLLFAMGYFIQRIICPRPRRQPNHQSSSDHRSAGEEPSSISIFHHHGHNASTSASQDSLLDRYPDYSLGDFVTASPSLPAYDEVKYLPTYEESMQEMMHRDRSDDNLLADNERGGEGSRAGDQRRDVLEVQHSPAARTSRNSV, from the coding sequence ATGATGCCCCGTCTGCAgggcagcagcggcggcggcggcaggaGGAGGACGACGTGCAGCCGGACAACAGGCACCTTTCTCTCGGCGTGCTTTGTCTCAGCTTGTGAAGCCCTCCAGAACTGCGGTGACTTCCAGTGCGGCGACGGCCACCAGTGCTGCCCGCCCAGCGTCACCCTgaacggcagcagcagcagcagctcctccgcGGTGCGCTGCTGCAAACTCCCCATCCACATCTTCTTCGACAACGTCGGCTGGTTTACGCGGAAGCTGTCTGGCATCCTGATCCTGTTGCTGCTCTTCGCCATGGGCTACTTCATCCAGAGGATCATCTGCCCGCGGCCACGCCGACAGCCGAACCACCAATCCTCCTCGGATCACCGCAGCGCCGGAGAGGAGCCCTCTTCAATCTCCATCTTCCACCACCACGGACACAACGCGTCCACGTCGGCGTCACAGGACTCCCTGCTGGACCGGTACCCGGACTACAGCCTCGGGGACTTCGTCACCGCCTCTCCGAGCCTGCCTGCATACGACGAGGTCAAATATTTGCCCACGTACGAGGAGAGCATGCAGGAGATGATGCACAGAGACCGGTCCGATGATAACTTGCTGGCGGACAACGAGAGAGGTGGTGAGGGATCGAGAGCTGGAGACCAGAGGAGGGATGTCCTGGAGGTGCAACACAGTCCTGCTGCAAGGACATCAAGGAACTCTGTCTGA